A section of the Acropora muricata isolate sample 2 chromosome 4, ASM3666990v1, whole genome shotgun sequence genome encodes:
- the LOC136914990 gene encoding uncharacterized protein → MFSTGMKASPVIQLLAGILALTIFPCLVEGQTLLQSGEANVTRSSQGFLHCSIVQYPRAFSSSANIRILASTVHKDGDTVSVHDSAVVWTAEVTQYNFRVCVLESGPGTNGSFVVNWIAFRTAPSGVLHGTASFSTFTSGTKCQRIDFVQRFHSVPHVLATVRYGGNTGPQDAMNMWLEEKQGDHFRICVREVKTFDGKHQNTQVDWVAFTQMPGELTFQGKILFENRGAPLQIDNFAFCKALNFTEEFYAPPVVMVTVNHFYDNRNLYSVKPENNALNTWIEEITISSFRVCVKDLAGLNRQHDPVVVDYAVIGDLDPCINVSCDYFAVCKAFGPFDARCICVDNCPSYEEPVCSSNGTTYDNVCVFQREMCHLQANFSLYHPGDCTGFPNQKGRHRLRHYPVWAEAVCEQVPLAPYVFYPDKPVHIQVSVNHVNFSDPGYVHEAVVAWVEDILDSNFTVCVTQAGRNKRRNGETFATVDWLAYQGAPDGGVSGEMDMPTWWTGTSCRTASLPLGKFQSLPTVLVSAEHERRSLLHDASSVWLEDITTTSFKICARELQNFDGAHENIHIDWLAFEELHRPLFREHGSVNFTNEVRPSQEFNFAFCEDVAFKKPYNDSPEVLVSANHSTNGRNLNPLYNSMSAWVEYINQTGFRACVKELFVLQHDPLSISYAVMPDVCAPGWSFFNGSCYFTSEQCETWTNANMICRTLGGSLTAVESQEENVYIQHRHNGNKAWIGLNDIATEGLFTWVDGCPFRFRYWALNQPNDFRGEDCVHTLGVAHGYMWNDVDCSACHQYTCKKDYDECSSSPCLNGATCVNGKRTFSCICPPTHKGKTCEEFDECSSSPCMNGGTCRDGPHNFTCSCPSPYYGQRCQDFDECQSNPCQNGGTCIDGVYNFTCRCPASFYGPRCNVLEYHSSCKKHYARGSRSSGRYQLDVSGNGFQVFCDMSANGGGWTLVARFSNSDSKNWMRDDAYWWYRILSPQGSPTSTTSNYDMISEAFWKVRGTDLKVTRSDDRSNTALLRTYTNCMGSRTLRSFLSSYGRFSYRKVWSNDRCLESCPVYFGGTYSSTAGFSQANCDGNIQRRNHIGFWCQWSTGDGSVMMFGGGGSSCARADHGIGITENDYGGFQIWSDYGEQDFGNDARSVSTSSYSLNLWIR, encoded by the exons ATGTTTTCTACAGGAATGAAGGCGTCTCCAGTTATTCAACTGTTGGCTGGAATTTTAGCTTTAACTATCTTTCCCTGTTTGGTAGAAG ggcAAACTCTCTTGCAGAGCGGAGAGGCGAATGTGACCAGGTCATCACAGGGTTTTCTTCACTGCAGCATCGTTCAATACCCACGGGCATTTTCGAGTTCTGCAAATATACGTATTTTGGCATCCACTGTCCATAAAGATGGGGATACAGTCAGCGTTCACGACTCAGCAGTAGTTTGGACAGCTGAAGTGACACAATACAATTTCCGAGTCTGCGTGTTAGAATCCGGACCTGGTACAAATGGATCCTTCGTTGTCAACTGGATTGCTTTTCGCACCGCGCCCTCGGGCGTCCTCCACGGCACTGCGTCTTTTAGTACGTTCACAAGTGGAACTAAGTGTCAAAGAATTGACTTCGTACAG CGTTTTCACTCTGTCCCACACGTGCTTGCTACTGTACGTTACGGAGGCAATACTGGGCCACAAGACGCTATGAACATGTGGTTAGAAGAAAAACAGGGAGATCACTTTAGAATCTGTGTTCGAGAGGTGAAGACATTCGATGgaaaacatcaaaacacacAAGTG GACTGGGTCGCGTTCACACAAATGCCAGGTGAACTTACCTTCCAAGGAAAGATCCTGTTTGAAAATCGTGGGGCACCGCTTCAGATAGACAACTTCGCTTTTTGCAAG GCACTCAACTTTACGGAAGAGTTTTATGCTCCTCCTGTTGTCATGGTAACAGTCAATCACTTTTACGATAACCGGAACTTGTATTCTGTCAAGCCGGAAAATAACGCTCTTAATACATGGATTGAG GAAATAACTATTTCTTCATTTCGCGTTTGCGTCAAGGATTTAGCCGGATTGAATAGGCAACACGATCCTGTTGTTGTCGACTACGCAGTTATAGGAG ATCTTGACCCGTGCATCAATGTCTCTTGCGACTACTTCGCCGTTTGTAAAGCGTTTGGCCCCTTTGACGCGCGATGCATCTGCGTAGACAATTGCCCTTCCTATGAAGAGCCCGTGTGTTCTTCTAATGGAACCACATATGACAACGTATGCGTTTTCCAGCGGGAGATGTGTCACCTTCAAGCCAACTTTTCTCTTTATCATCCGGGTGATTGCACAG gGTTTCCAAACCAAAAAGGGCGCCATCGCCTGCGGCATTATCCAGTCTGGGCTGAAGCAGTCTGCGAACAAGTTCCGCTTGCACCTTATGTGTTCTATCCAGACAAACCTGTTCACATTCAGGTCTCTGTCAATCATGTGAACTTCTCGGACCCAGGCTATGTCCACGAAGCTGTGGTTGCCTGGGTTGAAGATATTCTGGACAGCAATTTCACCGTTTGTGTTACTCAGGCCGGTAGGAACAAAAGGAGAAATGGCGAAACGTTTGCCACAGTTGACTGGCTGGCTTACCAGGGAGCTCCTGACGGGGGAGTATCTGGGGAAATGGACATGCCTACTTGGTGGACTGGAACGAGTTGTCGCACTGCATCACTTCCATTG GGCAAGTTCCAGTCGCTGCCAACAGTGCTCGTGTCAGCGGAACACGAGAGACGAAGTCTGCTTCATGATGCGTCGTCCGTGTGGTTGGAAGACATCACTACAACATCATTTAAGATCTGCGCCAGAGAATTACAAAACTTTGATGGTGCTCACGAAAACATCCACATT GATTGGTTAGCGTTTGAAGAACTTCACAGGCCTTTGTTTAGAGAGCATGGCTCTGTTAACTTTACAAACGAAGTTAGACCTTCTCAAGAATTCAACTTCGCCTTTTGTGAG GACGTAGCTTTTAAGAAGCCCTACAATGACTCCCCAGAGGTCTTAGTGTCAGCAAACCACTCAACCAATGGCAGAAATCTGAATCCTTTGTACAATTCCATGTCTGCATGGGTTGAG TATATCAACCAGACCGGATTCCGGGCCTGCGTCAAAGAACTTTTTGTACTTCAGCACGATCCTCTGTCAATCTCTTACGCGGTTATGCCAG ACGTCTGTGCACCTGGCTGGAGTTTCTTCAATGGCTCTTGCTACTTCACCAGTGAACAATGCGAGACGTGGACAAATGCCAATATGATCTGCAGAACTCTGGGTGGTAGTCTGACAGCCGTCGAGAGCCAGGAAGAAAATGTGTATATTCAGCACAGACATAATGGCAACAAAGCGTGGATCGGTTTGAATGACATAGCTACGGAAGGATTATTCACCTGGGTAGATGGATGTCCCTTCCGATTTCGCTACTGGGCTCTAAACCAACCGAACGACTTCAGGGGTGAGGACTGCGTGCACACTCTAGGAGTAGCGCACGGGTACATGTGGAATGACGTGGATTGTTCAGCCTGTCATCAGTATACTTGTAAGAAAG ATTATGACGAATGCTCCAGTAGTCCGTGTCTAAACGGAGCCACTTGTGTCAACGGGAAAAGAACCTTTAGCTGCATTTGCCCTCCAACCCACAAAGGAAAAACGTGTGAAG aaTTTGATGAGTGCTCCAGCAGTCCATGCATGAATGGTGGAACTTGCAGAGACGGCCCCCACAATTTCACCTGTTCTTGTCCTTCTCCATATTATGGGCAAAGATGCCAAG ATTTCGATGAATGCCAATCCAACCCTTGTCAAAACGGAGGAACTTGCATTGACGGAGTTTACAATTTTACCTGCAGATGCCCAGCTTCTTTTTACGGGCCACGCTGTAATG TTTTAGAATATCATTCTTCTTGCAAAAAACATTATGCGAGAGGAAGCAGGTCTAGTGGAAGATACCAATTGGATGTATCTGGAAATGGCTTTCAG GTTTTTTGTGACATGTCGGCAAATGGAGGTGGTTGGACTCTTGTCGCGCGGTTCTCAAATAGTGATTCAAAAAATTGGATGAGAGATGACGCGTACTGGTGGTACCGCATCCTTTCTCCACAAGGATCACCAACAAGCACAACATCTAACTATGATATGATATCTGAGGCTTTTTGGAAAGTAAGAGGTACAGATTTGAAAGTAACACGCAGTGATGACAGATCAAACACTGCTTTGCTTCGGACCTACACCAATTGCATGGGTTCGAGAACTCTGAGGAGTTTCTTGTCTAGTTATGGTAGATTTTCCTATCGAAAAGTTTGGTCAAATGACAGGTGCCTCGAAAGCTGTCCGGTTTATTTCGGAGGAACGTATAGTTCCACCGCTGGCTTCAGCCAAGCAAATTGTGATGGAAACATTCAGAGAAGGAACCATATTGGATTCTGGTGTCAGTGGAGTACAGGTGATGGTTCCGTCATGATGTTTGGTGGAGGTGGAAGCAGCTGTGCCAGAGCTGACCACGGAATTGGAATCACTGAGAACGACTATGGAGGCTTTCAGATATGGAGTGACTACGGAGAGCAAGATTTTGGTAACGACGCACGTTCAGTCTCCACTAGTTCTTACTCCTTGAATTTGTGGATTCGGTAG
- the LOC136913140 gene encoding actin-related protein 6-like isoform X1, whose product MAVLVLDNGASSAKVGYNTSENPRLIPNCIFKAKSERRKLFIGDQLEECKDYSGLFYVMPFQKGFLVNWDIEKQIWDYIFGKEVMKVDFPETTVLVTEPQFNFSSIKDAMEEILFEEYNFKAICRSTAAQLSAYKSHNDESEKRIMCLVVDSGYSFTHIVPVFNGKVLKKGVKRINVGGKLLTNHLKEIISYRQLHVLDETYVMNQVKEDTCYVSDNFFRDMQFAKLRGAKNTVVRDYVLPDYTHIKRGYVKSATEMLLGSKKENEQVLRMNNERFAVPELLFHPSDIGIQEMGIPEAISHAINELPTEMQPHCYMNILLTGGSSLFPGMKERVFSEVRRLAPFDVDVAVHCPSRPITHAWEGGAALSKTDVFLNKMCVTKAEYEDNGKNICREKFDS is encoded by the exons atggcggtcttagtactCGATAACGGCGCCAGTTCAGCGAAAGTCGGTTACAACACATCAGAGAATCCAAG ACTCATACCCAACTGCATTTTCAAAGCTAAGAGTGAGCGAAGAAAACTGTTCATTGGAGATCAGCTTGAAGAATGTAAAGATTATTCAGGACTATTTTATGTTATGCCATTTCAAAAAGGCTTCCTGGTCAACTGGGATATTGAAAAGCAAATATGGGATTACATATTTGGAAAAGAAGTAATGAAG gtTGACTTCCCAGAAACAACAGTTCTTGTTACAGAGCCTCAATTCAACTTTAgctcaatcaag GATGCCATGGAGGAAATTCTTTTTGAAGAATACAATTTCAAAGCTATTTGTCGATCAACAG CTGCCCAATTGAGTGCCTACAAATCTCATAATGATGAGTCAGAGAAGCGTATCATGTGTCTTGTTGTGGACTCTGGTTATTCCTTTACACACATTGTACCAGTTTTCAATGGCAAAGTCTTAAAGAAAGGTGTAAAAAG GATAAATGTTGGTGGTAAATTGTTGACAAATCATCTCAAAGAGATCATATCTTACAG GCAATTACACGTGTTAGATGAAACCTATGTCATGAATCAA GTCAAGGAAGATACCTGCTATGTGTCAGATAACTTCTTCAGGGACATGCAATTTGCTAA GTTGCGAGGGGCTAAAAATACTGTTGTGAGGGACTATGTTCTTCCTGACTATACTCATATCAAGAGAGGTTATGTTAAG TCAGCAACAGAGATGTTACTTGGATCTAAAAAGGAAAACGAACAG GTTTTGCGCATGAACAACGAGAGATTTGCTGTTCCTGAACTCCTTTTCCATCCATCAGATATTG GAATTCAAGAGATGGGAATACCAGAGGCAATTTCTCACGCAATAAACGAGTTACCCACAG AAATGCAACCTCATTGTTACATGAACATATTGCTGACTGGAGGAAGCTCTCTCTTCCCAGGGATGAAAGAAAGAGT GTTTTCTGAAGTTCGAAGGCTTGCTCCGTTTGACGTTGATGTCGCTGTTCATTGCCCCTCAAG GCCTATAACGCATGCGTGGGAAGGCGGGGCAGCCCTGTCTAAAACGGACGTGTTTCTGAATAAAATGTGTGTCACCAAAGCGGAATACGAAGACAACGGAAAGAATATTTGTAGAGAGAAATTCGATTCCTGA
- the LOC136913140 gene encoding actin-related protein 6-like isoform X2, producing the protein MAVLVLDNGASSAKVGYNTSENPRLIPNCIFKAKSERRKLFIGDQLEECKDYSGLFYVMPFQKGFLVNWDIEKQIWDYIFGKEVMKVDFPETTVLVTEPQFNFSSIKDAMEEILFEEYNFKAICRSTAAQLSAYKSHNDESEKRIMCLVVDSGYSFTHIVPVFNGKVLKKGVKRINVGGKLLTNHLKEIISYRQLHVLDETYVMNQVKEDTCYVSDNFFRDMQFAKLRGAKNTVVRDYVLPDYTHIKRGYVKSATEMLLGSKKENEQVLRMNNERFAVPELLFHPSDIGIQEMGIPEAISHAINELPTEMQPHCYMNILLTGGSSLFPGMKERVFSEVRRLAPFDVDVAVHCPSSAI; encoded by the exons atggcggtcttagtactCGATAACGGCGCCAGTTCAGCGAAAGTCGGTTACAACACATCAGAGAATCCAAG ACTCATACCCAACTGCATTTTCAAAGCTAAGAGTGAGCGAAGAAAACTGTTCATTGGAGATCAGCTTGAAGAATGTAAAGATTATTCAGGACTATTTTATGTTATGCCATTTCAAAAAGGCTTCCTGGTCAACTGGGATATTGAAAAGCAAATATGGGATTACATATTTGGAAAAGAAGTAATGAAG gtTGACTTCCCAGAAACAACAGTTCTTGTTACAGAGCCTCAATTCAACTTTAgctcaatcaag GATGCCATGGAGGAAATTCTTTTTGAAGAATACAATTTCAAAGCTATTTGTCGATCAACAG CTGCCCAATTGAGTGCCTACAAATCTCATAATGATGAGTCAGAGAAGCGTATCATGTGTCTTGTTGTGGACTCTGGTTATTCCTTTACACACATTGTACCAGTTTTCAATGGCAAAGTCTTAAAGAAAGGTGTAAAAAG GATAAATGTTGGTGGTAAATTGTTGACAAATCATCTCAAAGAGATCATATCTTACAG GCAATTACACGTGTTAGATGAAACCTATGTCATGAATCAA GTCAAGGAAGATACCTGCTATGTGTCAGATAACTTCTTCAGGGACATGCAATTTGCTAA GTTGCGAGGGGCTAAAAATACTGTTGTGAGGGACTATGTTCTTCCTGACTATACTCATATCAAGAGAGGTTATGTTAAG TCAGCAACAGAGATGTTACTTGGATCTAAAAAGGAAAACGAACAG GTTTTGCGCATGAACAACGAGAGATTTGCTGTTCCTGAACTCCTTTTCCATCCATCAGATATTG GAATTCAAGAGATGGGAATACCAGAGGCAATTTCTCACGCAATAAACGAGTTACCCACAG AAATGCAACCTCATTGTTACATGAACATATTGCTGACTGGAGGAAGCTCTCTCTTCCCAGGGATGAAAGAAAGAGT GTTTTCTGAAGTTCGAAGGCTTGCTCCGTTTGACGTTGATGTCGCTGTTCATTGCCCCTCAAG CGCCATATGA